gggtgtttttattcgtttttatggtcactgtgagtttgttttaaataaacccaCGTgaatcgtgcttgataattgaagagcttatttccaaaccgtgttaagtccacccaccttcaaattttttttccaaaacgtgttaagtccaatccagttttgtagcaaactgtgttaagtccacgaacactgcccttgtgggcagcttgtaggcaagtagcacggcatagagcttccaatagttaatcgccaacgttcttgtttggtcctgagactagtatacatgaatttggtctgcataaaaagttgttgttgttgtttttgttttatattagtaggcttagtttgtatgggatttctgaaatatttgatagatacctccagaaagacatgaatagggtgggaagggggagagggagaggctgtgatggtagaattaatatTAGAGGATGGTGGGGTAGAGTTAGTTTTAGCTAGTTTTggatattaggcctattattttgtatgattatcaaaatgtgctactaaattcaaggtataattttaaagttaaaggtataaaaaaacttaggacttaaaaacttacgactgtcaataaaaaaaaaaatgtagacatttatatagcgctttatgccgtaaacagcctctaagcgctttacatttattccgccgtcattagaatatgtcggaaccacgtttgcagcctacaagtggcgcagggtccatcagtacaacgactgtgactacccctaacagcttcccattgcacctgggtggggtgaggcaagcgaggcaaagcgccttgcccaagggcgcaacacggtggtgggacggggaatcgaacccacgcacgtcgagcaagctctcagattatgagtccaaggccgtaaccactgagccaccgtgccctcggtTTAACAATATGCGATTAGGGTGGCAGcattgggggagggggaaatatttgtgataatgtgataaaacaagtggatatttcaggtcatcacttattgtcagtgaaatgatgtttatttaattctgagaaatgcaattcaactaagttttgaattttgaactattttaaacgtcgaattttggtaaaaaatgggcaGCAGGAGGGTGTTCGAAAtacaaggtgttttgtggcaaaattgtgttttatagtagagagaatcacattttgtatgtttttaataaatttgttatcttttaagactagtttgagaaaaatatggttagttctgtgttacagatactatgttttgtgtcaaaatgtgttaagtccatgccagaaattgcgttttgtgtcaaaacgtgttaagtccatgctatttttaaaacaaattaattcatttaaaaaaaccaaaagtctttagattttaacttaacatgtttttatggtcctatgtatgtcaccttcacttcactgtaattttatagaaatcgaactttttttcattgccataaagaaaattcctgattttcttcaaagtgaatcttgtggacttaacacggtttggaaataagctcttcaattatttttcttacatataaggcataatgttgtacttgccggagtcatcctttaaggcTACATGCAGTAAGATAGACTTTATAAATTTATATGCGTCATCCTGGCAATTCGGCATTTTGGTGTCTATATTCATTTTGGTGTATATAACTTTTCATTGTGTTGTGTAAGTTTAATTGTACGATTTTGTGTTGATTTTTcctaataaatatgaatgaatgaatgaatgaatgaatgaatgaatgaatgaatgaatgaatgaatgaatgaatgaatgaatgaatgaatgaatgaatgaatgaatgaatgaatgaatgattatgAATGAGCATATGTATCAGCGGATGGTGAGAATCAAATAACAAGTACTGATCTGTGTGTGTGTCCTTTCTGTACACGGATGTTGCTAAGCTGCCATCGTTTTTCACAGTAAACAGTCCAAAAAGGCAAGTTTGTCTTCTTAAGTTCTTCCtggtcaacgaacttttgccgctttGACATCAGTTGGACCTGATGaagcatccgagataggatgtgaaatattgccactcatttAGGTTCATGAGTCATAAGTGTCACTAGTCATatgggtcgctagtcataaggttcGCTAATCATAATATAAAAAAGGTTCAGCAGTCATGGGTCAATAGTCATAAttgaaaaaaaggaccgctagtcataatatgaaaaaaggaccgctagtcataatagaaaaagaggttcgctagtcataatttttaaaagggcccgctagtcataatagagaaaaaggaccgctagtcataatagaataaaaggttcgctagtcataattaaaaaagaggaccgctagtcataatagaaaaagaggctcgctagtcataataaaaaaaacatggatgaatgataatcttcataatcgtTTATAGACAAAAAGGACAGCTAGTCATAATATGAAAAAAGGACcactagtcataatagaaaaagaggttcgctagtcataattaaagggaccgctagtcataatagagaaaaaggacagctagtcataatagaataaaaggttcgctagtcataattttttttaaaaagaccgctagtcataatagaaaaagaggctcgctagtcataataaaaaaaaacatggatgaatgataatcttcataatcgtTTATAGACAACATTGTtcgaacattttttgataatagttatttcaaaatgtttaccTGATCTTTCCTAGACTCGACATTTTTATAAGACCACCAGGGAGACGACGAGGAAATTGGTtatgtgaaagcgctcccggtagaTGATCAAATAGTTTTAAAAATCTAGTCTAGTCATATGATTTGTTGGGGaatattgttttatatatatCACTTTTAATCACCTTCTTGTGTTTCCCGGGAGTTCAACAACTCTCTTGATTGTTTATATGATTGATTTTTAGCTCGTTGATTGACTTTTAGCCCGTTGATGCAATCTATGACGTTCTGCaattttatactcattttaatttttcaatttttatacagaAAATTAGAAATTAATTTGGTGAAATTCACACAATGTTAAAGGTGAACcttattgaaaataaagttatatattatcaatggaaagcttatgatgtcaggaagcagaaaacaatattttttatttgccaaacGTACCAGGTTAGACATAATCGCAATGCAAAGATTGGATACTGTCACCCCCCTTAAATTACagaacgaaatcgttcaaattgggcgctttcgttgatgacgtcagctcagggacacacagttacttccgggtttgattgtaaataCAATGTCCATGCATCACTGTGGCATACATCGGGCCAAGAATGCACAAACTCAGTCATTAACATCTTACTTTATAATGAAAAATATCTTTAATAAAAGAAGAATAACacgaaggaaacatcatgatcaaatcaagaatgaagttcctgaataaagtgcgtggatttaaaaatgggaaaccTAAATGCTGGGGTGATTTGTGATGCATTACGATTGCGAAGAAATTGCGGAGCCCGTACATGTAAAGCCAAGCCATccaagattcgccgaagaaccggaattaAAACAGGCTGCAAAAATAACTGCTGTGCTAACAATTCAGATCGTCACACTAAGTTGAGGCGagcttatcacaatgagaaaatgaagaaatagaataaggtacatgtacgggattttttaaatttttcttgaCATTACAACCGCCGGTGCGGCATGCGGAGAACCAGCCGGTGTAAATAGCTTACCATCATGCATGCATAATTCTCGTAGATCATGTGCGTGATTTTATATTCCCATTCTGATATTTctaacttattgctacttcatcagcaaaatctattcctgtaaatgttccaaatatcaaggaacgattgatcaaatcagctAATACACAGCGGAAGTGCTCCCGGAAGACGAGGCGAAGCGCTAGCGCTGTTTGGGCATATCCGCCTCGCGGTCGTCGCGGACATCAGCTCCGTGGAATTTCTTCAGCCTGAGTATTTCGCTACTACCATTATCCATACAACAATTACatggatgtttttctttttcagtaggcctacaccgattgtgctatcatcaagaactgtgacagaaatgacaatattataattcagatttcagatttccatcaaataacggtctaccaagcctaaattgtatttattaagtatttgtttctttcaattgtgaattcgtggaaagaatattttccgcaATGAATGATATCCGACCGGGAAATGATCACGGCGCTAGATACGAAAACCTTTTTATTAGCTGGATTTAATGAAAtctttttttgattactgcaagataATATTTCttagaaatcagatattttaaaatgaatcaagaacagggaatgtcacaagcaagtatttaatttgatgtttatattatGCCATAACCGGTCACCGGTCGCAGCAAGCACTTACGCATGGAATTGATCGCAGCGCGAAATTCgcactcaattacccaattatacccagccagtttcgactgattttgtccaaaatttacggaaaatttatgtgtagacaataattctattatttacaACTTGAATATTCCTCTAATCTCAAgcaaaatgcatacaaaagcagacttgccgggcagcttgcaaagtacaggaagcaagccTTGTTACCTGTTTCCGAGtgggatcacgtgactgcgaaccctgagcttacgtcacgagcattcccaaggtcatagacgattaatttgggtgcttttggggcgccttaaaaaagaccaacaatttattgattttttaatttttcaactttactggccatcaaaaaaatcggaaaaaatgtttttagtatcctgacatcataagctttccattgatatataactttattttcaatgaggttcacctttaatataAAACGGGAAAATGAAATTCAAAACATATGCTGCTTTGGACTTATGAATTCCGCTCATTGTCAAAATTACACACGCAAAgattcattattttgtttgtatatttatttgTTCGTTTGTTTTACCACAAAAATACTTAGTAGTAAGATAGTTCCACAAATAGTACACATATTAAAAGAAATCTATATTTACCAGTATCAAAAGTTTGATTCATAAAACTACTGTTCTCTCAAAACGTATTTTGACATACCACGTTAGATAAGATAACCATGTTCATGAAATTAAAATATTACTATTACTTTATTATATCATACAATACAAATATATTCAAGTAtataatgaaaatgttaaaatatttcgtGTATAAAAATCTTATTTACGAACTATACTTTATTATatcataaaatacaaattatgGATATTCAACATCTACGAGCTGTACTTAATTATTCAAAACTGTTGAAAGGATCTCGTGTAATAAAATCTTATTTACGAGCTCTTTTATCCTGCTTTTTAAGGGatgtggaatgagcgtttcgacagtattttttatgggatatgagagcacatcagacatatcgaactgcattctgaatacgaagaaagtccttctggcttctgatatcaaataattttcattttttgaaattcgcgatacaacacaaattttatgacaaattattaaaattgttgatatataacagtcctcatagtaaactttaaaaatctaatgatatgtacttaaagcgtatgtatagctaggagaaaaagccgacgatggtgttttggggaaaaatccatatcttctatacgaaaggtcaaaatttgtaatcgatcgtcggcttttcatcccagctacatacactttaagtacatatcattagatttatacaaatttacttcgaggactgttaaatatcaaaaatatcaatttttgactatttaccataaaatgtatattacattgcaaatttcaaaaactcaaaattatttgatatcagaaggacattcttcgacaAAATAAATATTGCGTTTTAAATTGGATGTTCTTTTGTCAGACAttaaacatacatgtatcatAAGGTTTGTTTCTGTAACAATGAAACTTCATCTGATCAAACATCATTGTCGGCATTATTATCTTCATTATCATCGTCGCCATCATCaacgtcgtcgtcatcgtcatcatcgttatCTTTGTCGTCGTCGTCAGTTATTCAACCAATTTATTCCTTATCTAATTATATTTTGCCCCATTTTTATCTCAAGATCTTTTGTATCAAGAATTCGCATTCACAAGACAAAATGATGGAAAGGTGACAAAGgcaaaattatcaaaacaaaatgtgtCAAAAGTTGTCATTTAATCACATTTGGGGACGTACTATGTGTCTAGTTAAGAGTACATCTTACGTGTCTCATTGTATGAGATCAATTACGATACTTGGAATTATAAAGAAGGTCACCTATAAAACTTATAACAGTTACAataaagatctttgaaaagaaccTGCACAGTATTTTACTAAATTGATTGTATCATCCGTTTTCTGCCCCATAATTTGATTGGATGGTATTTATAGCTGATATGCTTTTTTCATAAAACAGCTCAAGTAATTCGAGgggtgagagccagaaagccttaactcacaataaCTTGCTCGAAACTTACTAGAAATTCTGAAGGAAATAAGACCAAAGCAAGGTGCCATcctaacatgtttggtatgaagttgaagggtataaaataaggatttcaaatctggaatatctcaaaaagttgttttgtcaattttatgttcattttgtgagagctatTCATAGTGACGtgaaataaaaagaagcagaagtaagtacCAAAGCAGTTCACAAactttatttttggtatgaggtaatctgagcaCATTCtactgataattgtgaaagaagaaatgtatccaacAACAAATGAGGAAAGGGGCCGTCTTTGAATTTCATAAAAAACAGGCCTTCAcgacaaacaaaaacacacacaaaaaaaaaaacagggtagaaacaagaatcaaaattatctccaaaatgaaacagaaacaaatatgATTGTTATTGGTATgtgagatcatagtcaggacaatagaaattaTTGCAATACAAATAGAAATATATGCCTGCATTGAGGGTATGCATGATTAAAAGTACCAAAaagtttaacaaaaaaaaaaaaatttcatcaaagcaacgctaaaaatatgactaatacaaggtttgtgAAACAGTAGcagtgtgagtgaattgctataggTCATATGCTAAACAAtacttttgaaattcaaattccttattcaatccagagcctctctatggtgtgctaatTTGATTACACAAgcatgaccttttgaaaacaaagggttcattaagaagGAAATATctgtgatttcaccactgggacctccctttttaataatcagtagttaCCCAGTCGAACCAGGTACcatatttgttaaattttgtcgtCAAGTAATCTTgttatctcttattatgtaaagaacaatgggtgataaagcctactccaAATTGGAGATATTCAGCATGATCCCTtacctttaatttaaaaaaaaaggtacaGGTCTAACAAGAGTATAGCATCAactctatgttatcggtctacaaagttgcaaaaccgcgccagattccatacaTTTAtcctcgagatatttggaattatacaacaatacctcaatttggtgcgagattttcttgactacttttcacccagtgaccatacgctattgtgtttatgctattgtcattacgtaatcaagtattcaacatcgctaatacatatttgttttgaaagacgaAAGTACAACCTTGTATTTATCGTCAGTAATAGACAtcaaagtcatgcatgagcggagatacaccatagttgcgggaacttatagACTGTGGTATGCCTCAAAAAAGTACGAAAACCAATCAAAATATGTTGCATTTGCATTTAGGAAATAATAATTCCACAATTTCATGAGGAATTAGATGAAATCAAGAAAACGGTTCTGTGTCGCTCTTTCAAATTATATAGAATCGTAGCAAAGTCAAAATCGGCACTATTTcacaattttcttcaaaattcttcTAAAGTCACGATAACGAAAAGAATACACAATAGGGTTCGCTGCTGAGTTTGCAAACGCCAAAAATTTGGTAAAGACTTCAACAATCGGTGCTCGAATTGTTTCGTCACTCTTATAATTTAAATATTCCATCACAAAACGAAATGTAAAACTGGGTAACCAACAAATGACAAAAACTCCTGACACAATAGCGGCTGTCTTAACCGCTTTCACAATGGCTACAGAACTATTCCGATTATCGGATGAATTCATTTCAGGATTGATGTCTAATTCCAAGTTCCTTGGCGAATCACCTACCGGGGTATCGTCACCATCGCGGATGACTCTGCGTCTTGTAACAAAAATACGCATTTCTCCAATGCGTCTTACTTGCGAACGTGCGATAACAATGATCTTCCAGTAAAATCCCAGCGTCATTCCCAACGGAATCAGGAATGAGACTAAGAAAAAGAATGCGTAATAACTCAACGGGACCACTTGATCCGCGTTGCAGTACTCTAAATCTTCGGCTGGTTTACGCCATCCGAATGTCGGCAATAGACCACAAAATAACGCCAAAGCCCAGGTTGATATTGTTAGTGTTGTAATAGTGTTGGGAGTAATGATACTTAGGTATCTTAAAGGAAACGTTATTGCGATATATCGATCTATCGCAATTAAAAGCACATGAAGCATAGAAATTGTTGACGAAATAAAGACGAAGCAACATACAGTCAAACAGAAATGAAAATTAGTTTTCAGTTCTGTCACGAATATCGATACATAGAAAATCGGGACTAAGGCTATCCCGACCAGACAATCGGCAAATGCGAGGCTTCGAAGAAACCAGTACACGGCTTGCTCTCTTAAATATTGGTACTTGCAGACACTAAAGATGACGAGTCCATTAGCTAGAGTAATGAAGAAAGATAAAGGTAAGAGCAACCCGAAAATAAACACACGAAAAAATGAcaaatcttcttcttcttctacggTAATGCTGATGGCGGTCACGTTAATAAGCGTATCCATTTTGCGGTTTCTGCGAGTAAATTCAAGTTTACTAAACCGACGTGTTGAACTCAGTGAAGAAGTGTTGTTTTAAATCGTTTGTATAAAATACAAGAACCATCTTAACCTTTGATAAATCCAGGAGAAAATTGCAACATGTATAAAGTTACAATTTCAGTAGCTGATTCACCTATAAATCATTTAATGATGAAAAGAAAAACTATTCCTCCTTATGTTAACCTTTACTTCTTGCCATTTCTGAAAGAGATGCTTTACCGCCGCTGCTCATGTTGAATTTACTTGCTACCACTATTTACTGATGATGTACGAAAATGCATTAAGCGACGATCACGTGATTCCATTACGAAATGTCGTGTGTTCAGCTTATTTTAACAACAGAGAGCACAGTCATCGCCCTTATTCATGTTTATGTTCAGTTGGTAGCACACCCTTTCTGCTGATCATCCTCAGAGAGTGTGTTTGTTAACACAACATTTTTTGTCATCGTAACATCGGATGCGCAGATTGAAAAATCGTTTTTAAGGGATAGTCACGTGCTGTATAAAACGACATTGAAGTTTGATTAAATTTTGACTGCAGAAAGCACACCTGCATCGGGCTGAATTGGTTTATAAATCTCCAGTTGAAAACACGATAATGTTACCGCTTTGCGTTGATTGCTATTATTAGTAGAAAACCCATACTATTTCATGGCCACACAAATTGTACGAGATTGGCCCATCAAGGCATATAATGAATAGCAGCAGATGAATAACAAATAACGAACAAGAGACAACTCTCGATAATTAAGTTAAACACATTCATTGTCAGTCCTTACACAAAATATATAGAATGTTAATTAAGTTTAAAGGGGTATAATTGTTTTGAGCTTTTGTGCCGATCAGCACAACTACTTCGTATCTAGAATAGCTGGTTCTGGTTCTAGTTGAGTCAACTGTACTTCGCCAACTTTGGCGGTCAAAATTCTCTGCGTAAATCCAGGCGTCGCGTCGCTAAACGAGCTATCGATGGAGTTTCTTCTTGAATGTTTCCCTGTTAGTTGCTGTCATCTCGTCTTattgacgaatccaacgagccaagtgatggtcagaattcagttggCTATTACTGGGTCCTGTATGcacaaaactggtgttgttactgcccaactGGGggggattaaatccgcttaaaaatcgatgctgaattgtattgtgttgtaaactttcatcattcttttgtctacgtgtaacacgggtgatggaatgcagtttaatatccacgccaaggccacatcatttcacattaggTGGAACAGACGTAAGGGggaacccagctatggctgccaatgaggtgtaggaatgcgtgacaTTGGATTCCTCTATAGTCATACCAGTATATCATCGtcctgtggaagaagatgcatttgtTTACATCCTTGACCAATTCCCGTTGAATTTTCATGCTGTTTTCCATTGTCTTTGCTCCTTTTGCTTGGACCCCTACTTTCCATCGCTTTCCATCCCAGCTCAATGATCATTTCTAAGACGCACCCATGCTGTTTTCAGTCATTCATGCAGAATATTGGTACCTTCAATGGCTGCATGATATCCTTTTATTATTATTGTGGGTGTTATAAACGTCGTgtgtaatgttatttttaaagtcggcaagacattttttttattaatgtttgGCAAAAAAGGTTGTGATAACATTTAGACaatattgttttaacattttttaataatatttatttttcaatgttttcctCATCTTTCCTAGGCTCGATAATTTTATTGGGCAatttatatcatcatgatcattaaaaCGTTATAACATTTTGGGGAAatgttttataacattttaatcaCTTTTTTGTATTTACTGGGAGTTCAACAACTCCATTAAATGTTTATATGATTGATTTTTAGCACGTTAAATGGTTTCTACAATTTtacaaaaaatacagaaaatTAGAAATTAATTTTCTGAAATTTACAAAATGTATTTACTGGGAGCTCAACAAGTCCATTGATTGTTTATATGATTGATTTTTAGCACATTAAATGATTTTCTACAATtttacaaaaaatacagattaaTTTTCTGAAATTCACACAATGTCAATATAAAACTTGAAATATCAAGCATGTGCCGCTTTGGACTTAGGTTATGAAGGacaagcatttttttttcaaaattacacaacaacaaaaaaccatcTTGTTTATATCGAGAAAGTGAACACGACTTACATTATGGAGGTTGGTGGCCTGTGGCCAGCATGCACTGATGGTCTTCAATGCCGACTAATATTGGGTTTGGTGCCTTGGTGGTAGCGGGAAACTGGGTCATCTGACCGGAAGTATAGCAACGAATGTTGAACTCCGCAGGTCAGATGAGTGGATGAGCGAGTCGTAGGTTGGTGAAAGTTGGCGGCGTTCCTTATCTCTGTTTAAGTCGCTTCCTATTCGCTTGATGTGGATGGCTTCCTTGACTCGTCTGCGAAACCAATTGTCTTCTCTACCTATGATTTGGACCCCGTCCCAATCAATAGAGTAGGTGGAGCCTGAGGCATATTTATTGACCAGGAACGATAATGTTTTGTCTATACTTAACATTGAccatcttgtttgtttgtttgtttatttatttatttcgttgTACAAAAATAGTAAGATCGCGCATTGAAAAAGGCCCATtgcccatttagtgatttgctcatcgggatgatcgtaaaaataatcaaaattcaggttttggcacCTTTATTATTGCCATAGATGTAGTATCTCCTACTAGTGGTCAAGCTGAAAGCTGTTTATTAAGACAATACTAAGACATTTTGCACAAATTTCTCTATTTAACATGCTTAAGTAAAGaaattagctacgtgtatttgaatggggtttcaactttgtcaatagcCAAAATTATCCACAAAGCACCACATTCCGCATTAGATTTTCAACATCAGAGGAGCTTTGAGGCAAACATTCAAATTAATGGAGCCTTAAAGGTgagtgacccgattgacagcctcgtcccccccccccacttcaccccatcaaaatgcagatttttgtatcagatgaaagctcatatctCCTCATAGCGTTCCaaatatttccgaagaaatcatcaaaaacagtCGAATTAGTCTCGACTGTGGTATAACACGTTTGACAGTTTTTCGTGATATCTTCggcgatttggaactcctaatttcaatatactaatgagaaaaatagtgtctttcatttgatatcaattaatataatgatcatgatgattatcattatgaaatcattaataaagacactgtagactaccagtaccacgctgtataaatgtcagtaattccataaagaattagtcacatttacaagaaacattcacgtgttctttttgcatgaatgcttgaaagggacatttTGTGTTATACGTAggttttaaagaattcgattttccaaatatatcgagTCACCTtcttttaagtaggcctatactcagTATCTATACTTACCATTAACCATATCAAAAGCTGATTGCTATTAAGGCCCGGTCCACACGAGTGTGTTTTTCCCGTCGATTACGATCGTGTCATAATCATATTATGATGTTAGTATCGTGTGACCGCTtaaaagggtggtcttaaccctggaattatggaaactttgg
This DNA window, taken from Amphiura filiformis chromosome 16, Afil_fr2py, whole genome shotgun sequence, encodes the following:
- the LOC140136351 gene encoding alpha-1A adrenergic receptor-like, with the protein product MLHVLLIAIDRYIAITFPLRYLSIITPNTITTLTISTWALALFCGLLPTFGWRKPAEDLEYCNADQVVPLSYYAFFFLVSFLIPLGMTLGFYWKIIVIARSQVRRIGEMRIFVTRRRVIRDGDDTPVGDSPRNLELDINPEMNSSDNRNSSVAIVKAVKTAAIVSGVFVICWLPSFTFRFVMEYLNYKSDETIRAPIVEVFTKFLAFANSAANPIVYSFRYRDFRRILKKIVK